One window of Mixophyes fleayi isolate aMixFle1 chromosome 3, aMixFle1.hap1, whole genome shotgun sequence genomic DNA carries:
- the LATS1 gene encoding serine/threonine-protein kinase LATS1 — protein MKRGEKPEGYRQMRPKTFPASNYPGNSRQMLLEIRESLRHLPKPSDVVKTDQGPTKAEDPRQGRNPPKFVTYHKALAEIRNSLQPFANATSSSQRGGNEVNRKMLHDLQSAGFDEDMVVQALQQTNSRSIEAAIAYISRMSYQESYREPQITAAARPLNTGMKPPGSIQHSVNRRQSWKGSKESLVPQRHISPLSDSVVYGGSEIQVSQSEMGRPLSGSGLPAFAQQIPVNAQRVNPPPPPQVRSVTPPPQPPPRGTNQSPQSWEPNSQTKRYSGNMEFLISRISPVPSGGWQEGYQPPNINSVQMLNSQSQGQRSMNAVPVGRQPIIMQTSSNSKFGYSVRPGIQNGNGQSEFITHQGGSNMGRSQPPSYTISNGPNNAALQMQGGNGPMSPSAYNNGNLPSSVLIPNRSSHNMELYNLGMPSHPTSWPQTSSTQSPTGSHEMPSWQNNIPVRSNSFNNPMVIRQVHPTNNQPSATTVTAITPAPIQQPVKSMRVLKPELQTALAPAHPSWMTQSVQPGLYSEGVPHNNGLLPTQTEAPNYQGPPPPYPKHLLQQNTPGYETGVKPGKEEPTVSSNTQEEGDKNSETTVETTEKEKKQITTSPVPVRKNKRDEERRESRIQSYSPQAFKFFMEQHVENILKSHHQRLHRKKQLENEMMRVGLSPDAQDQMRRMLCQKESNYIRLKRAKMDKSMFVKIKTLGIGAFGEVCLAKKTDTNALYAMKTLRKKDVLLRNQVAHVKAERDILAEADNEWVVRLYYSFQDKDNLYFVMDYIPGGDMMSLLIRKEVFPDDLARFYIGELTCAVESVHKMGFIHRDIKPDNILIDRDGHIKLTDFGLCTGFRWTHDSKYYQSGEHLRQDSMDFSNEWSDPTNCHCADRLKPLEWRAARQHQRCLAHSLVGTPNYIAPEVLLRTGYTQLCDWWSVGVILYEMLVGKAPFHAGSPMETQMKVIKWQTTLHIPPQANLSPEASDLILKLCRGPDDRLGKNGVDEIKAHPFFKNIDFSSDLRQQSALYIPTITHSTDTSNFDPVDPDKLWNDEDKDGNKNDTLNGWYKNGKHPEHAFYEFTFRRFFDDNGHPYNYPKPIEYDYDETQDSDNQQPNVEEGDHVGKRPPNRDLVYV, from the exons ATGAAGAGGGGGGAGAAACCAGAGGGATATAGGCAAATGAGGCCCAAAACATTCCCAGCAAGCAATTATCCTGGCAATAGCAGACAGATGCTGCTGGAAATCCGTGAAAGTCTCCGCCATCTTCCCAAACCATCTGATGTGGTAAAGACCGACCAAGGGCCAACCAAGGCTGAGGATCCCAGGCAGGGACGTAATCCCCCTAAGTTTGTCACATATCACAAGGCTTTGGCTGAGATTCGCAACTCTTTGCAGCCTTTTGCCAATGCAACAAGTTCATCCCAGAGAGGAGGGAATGAAGTCAACAGAAAAATGCTGCATGACCTACAGAGTGCTGGGTTTGATGAG GACATGGTGGTCCAAGCCTTACAACAGACCAATAGTCGCAGCATAGAAGCAGCAATTGCATATATTAGCCGAATGAGTTATCAGGAGTCCTATCGAGAACCGCAGATCACTGCTGCTGCGAGACCTCTCAACACTGGAATGAAGCCCCCAG GTAGCATCCAGCATTCCGTAAATCGCAGGCAGAGCTGGAAAGGTTCGAAGGAGTCTCTAGTCCCACAGAGACATATATCTCCATTGTCTGACAGCGTTGTTTATGGCGGATCAGAAATTCAGGTTTCCCAATCAGAGATGGGAAGACCGTTGTCTGGATCAGGCCTCCCTGCCTTTGCCCAGCAAATTCCAGTAAATGCCCAGAGGGTGAATCCTCCACCTCCACCCCAAGTAAGAAGTGTTACTCCACCACCACAACCTCCTCCCAGAGGCACTAATCAATCTCCACAATCCTGGGAACCCAACTCACAGACAAAGCGATACTCTGGTAATATGGAGTTCCTTATTTCCCGTATTTCCCCAGTTCCTTCTGGAGGTTGGCAAGAGGGATATCAACCTCCAAATATTAACTCTGTGCAGATGCTTAACTCACAAAGTCAAGGACAGAGATCTATGAATGCTGTTCCAGTAGGAAGGCAGCCTATCATCATGCAAACTTCTAGCAATAGCAAGTTTGGTTACTCAGTGAGGCCTGGCATCCAGAATGGTAATGGACAATCTGAATTCATAACACACCAAGGGGGTAGCAATATGGGAAGGTCTCAACCTCCATCATATACTATTTCAAATGGTCCAAACAATGCAGCATTGCAGATGCAGGGGGGTAATGGACCCATGTCGCCTTCTGCTTATAATAATGGAAATTTGCCCTCATCTGTGTTAATACCAAATAGAAGTAGCCACAATATGGAGCTATACAACTTAGGCATGCCAAGTCACCCAACTTCATGGCCTCAGACCTCATCAACCCAGTCGCCTACAGGAAGTCATGAGATGCCATCTTGGCAAAATAATATCCCTGTAAGGTCCAATTCTTTCAATAACCCAATGGTAATTCGCCAGGTGCATCCTACTAATAATCAGCCTTCTGCCACAACTGTGACTGCAATCACGCCTGCCCCTATACAGCAACCTGTAAAGAGCATGAGGGTATTAAAGCCAGAACTTCAAACCGCACTGGCCCCAGCACATCCATCTTGGATGACTCAGAGTGTACAACCAGGACTTTACTCAGAAGGAGTGCCTCACAACAATGGCTTGCTGCCAACACAAACAGAAGCACCAAATTACCAAGGACCGCCACCACCCTATCCAAAGCACTTACTACAGCAAAACACTCCAGGGTATGAGACTGGAGTGAAACCTGGCAAAGAAGAACCTACTGTGTCTTCCAATACCCAGGAAGAAGGAGATAAGAACTCTGAGACCACTGTGGAGAccacagagaaagaaaaaaaacagatcacTACATCACCTGTGCCAGTCAGAAAAAACAAGCGAGATGAAGAGCGAAGGGAGTCTCGTATCCAGAGCTACTCGCCTCAAGCTTTTAAGTTCTTCATGGAGCAGCATGTGGAAAACATATTAAAATCTCACCATCAAAGACTACACCGCAAGAAGCAGCTGGAAAACGAGATGATGCGA GTAGGGCTATCGCCAGATGCCCAGGACCAAATGAGGAGAATGCTGTGTCAGAAGGAATCTAACTACATCCGACTTAAGAGGGCCAAAATGGATAAGTCCATGTTTGTAAAAATCAAGACTCTTGGAATTGGTGCCTTTGGAGAAGTGTGTCTAGCCAAAAAGACGGACACTAATGCTTTGTATGCAATGAAAACTTTACGGAAGAAGGATGTGTTATTACGCAACCAAGTAGCCCATGTCAAGGCTGAACGAGACATCTTAGCGGAGGCAGATAATGAGTGGGTAGTACGACTGTACTATTCTTTCCAGGACAAAGATAACCTATACTTTGTCATGGATTATATTCCTGGTGGTGATATGATGAGTCTCTTGATCCGCAAAGAAGTTTTCCCTGATGACTTGGCCCGATTCTACATAGGAGAGCTTACCTGTGCTGTAGAGAGTGTTCACAAAATGGGTTTCATTCATCGTGACATCAAGCCTGACAATATCCTTATTGACCGTGATGGCCACATTAAACTCACGGATTTTGGGCTATGCACTGGATTTCGATGGACACATGATTCAAAGTACTATCAGAGTG GTGAACACTTACGACAAGACAGCATGGATTTCAGCAACGAATGGAGTGATCCAACAAATTGCCACTGTGCTGACAGACTTAAGCCTCTTGAGTGGCGAGCAGCAAGACAGCATCAGCGTTGTTTGGCACATTCTCTGGTGGGAACCCCCAACTACATTGCACCAGAGGTTCTATTGCGTACAG GATATACGCAACTTTGTGACTGGTGGAGTGTTGGAGTCATactttatgaaatgcttgttggAAAGGCTCCTTTCCATGCAGGGTCACCAATGGAAACACAAATGAAA gtcaTCAAATGGCAAACAACGCTCCACATCCCTCCTCAAGCCAATCTCTCCCCGGAGGCTTCTGATCTAATTTTGAAGCTGTGCAGGGGCCCCGACGATCGTTTAGGCAAGAATGGCGTTGATGAGATTAAAGCTCACCCTTTTTTCAAAAATATAGACTTCTCTAGTGACTTGCGACAGCAATCTGCCCTGTATATTCCCACCATCACTCACTCTACAGACACTTCCAACTTTGACCCAGTAGATCCAGATAAACTCTGGAATGATGAAGACAAGGATGGAAATAAAAATGACACTCTAAATGGGTGGTACAAAAATGGCAAACACCCTGAGCATGCATTCTATGAGTTCACTTTCCGGAGGTTCTTTGATGATAATGGACACCCATACAACTACCCCAAACCCATTGAATATGACTACGACGAAACACAGGACAGTGACAACCAACAGCCTAATGTAGAAGAGGGTGATCATGTTGGGAAGAGACCTCCAAACAGGGATTTAGTTTATGTATAA